One window of the Leptospira ryugenii genome contains the following:
- a CDS encoding PP2C family protein-serine/threonine phosphatase has translation MGRLKFLLFPFKLEILKTPSFLKLFFSLVVFIVLPYAILISIFIYQNYKEILDWNYRFQLTRVQLMSIDLENQIRDQLLTFSKERTHIWKGSRIELSEEKNFSMCLKDLYLSSIDTQRSVQLFYCPKDKAGKNWILLTQENVLWIYSANFLEDSLLANSFSDPEDQIFLINQDSNFGISSEISDQFQLSEDWSKRLLGQLSGEHLPIIKEIEILDKTFFLSSFPMYGLPFTLYVASPKENVLRQLKENYRNHLVLIINLFLISLFFSAFISGRELEDKRKLSIVFREFPHAALLYDAEGNELLSNPNLESKIDIRSLEYEGESVYHKVAMEARKFISLARDTISDNTKSKMEEWETLYKDGEKITLAVEFHLWFLENASQDPRGSLIIIEDISAKKLEFEKEMVYAKILQKKYLPEKKLSIPELDYDLFYLPLLHVSGDYYDFLKLSDQKYLFVLADIVGHGVQAAMMMTVCKVLFHQIVDAYDQPSDILERMNLGVRGHFPEASAFVPLHFLYFDFSQMMVYYANAGHPGVFYLKASGEAMVIEKLNPLLGMFPKIQAKVISMPLQRKDRFYLYTDGLSDVRNPEGEAFGTKVLPEFLRQTKDLSIAEIKKALQERIKDFAKGTPAIDDITWIGIEIQESV, from the coding sequence ATGGGTAGACTCAAATTCCTACTATTTCCTTTTAAGCTCGAGATTCTTAAAACACCATCTTTCTTAAAACTATTCTTTTCTCTAGTCGTATTCATTGTGCTTCCCTATGCGATACTGATCTCAATCTTTATCTATCAGAATTATAAAGAAATTTTGGATTGGAACTATCGCTTTCAATTAACAAGAGTTCAATTAATGTCAATTGATTTAGAGAACCAAATACGAGATCAATTGCTAACATTTTCAAAGGAACGAACCCACATCTGGAAAGGAAGCCGCATAGAATTATCGGAAGAAAAAAATTTCAGTATGTGCTTAAAGGATTTGTATCTTTCTTCTATAGATACACAGAGGAGTGTTCAATTGTTTTATTGTCCAAAGGATAAAGCAGGGAAGAACTGGATCCTCCTAACGCAAGAAAATGTGCTTTGGATTTACTCGGCAAATTTTTTAGAAGATTCCCTATTGGCGAATTCATTTAGTGATCCAGAGGATCAGATCTTTCTCATCAACCAGGATTCAAACTTTGGTATTTCAAGTGAAATTTCTGATCAGTTCCAATTATCCGAAGATTGGTCAAAACGACTTTTAGGTCAATTGTCTGGAGAACATTTACCTATCATTAAAGAGATTGAAATTCTAGACAAAACGTTCTTTCTTTCTAGTTTTCCTATGTATGGGTTGCCATTCACTCTCTATGTAGCTAGCCCAAAAGAAAACGTTTTAAGGCAACTCAAAGAAAACTATCGAAACCATTTGGTTTTAATCATAAATTTATTTCTCATTAGCCTTTTCTTCTCGGCCTTCATTTCTGGCAGAGAGCTAGAAGACAAGCGCAAATTGAGCATAGTATTCAGGGAATTTCCTCATGCCGCTTTACTGTATGACGCGGAAGGCAATGAACTATTATCAAATCCTAATTTAGAGTCCAAAATTGATATTCGATCCCTTGAATATGAAGGAGAATCTGTTTATCACAAGGTAGCAATGGAAGCAAGGAAATTCATTTCGCTTGCCCGTGATACTATCTCAGACAATACAAAATCAAAGATGGAAGAATGGGAAACTCTTTATAAAGATGGAGAAAAAATTACCCTGGCAGTAGAATTTCATTTATGGTTCTTAGAAAATGCAAGTCAGGATCCAAGAGGGAGCCTTATCATCATCGAGGATATATCAGCAAAAAAATTAGAATTTGAGAAGGAGATGGTCTATGCAAAGATTCTGCAAAAAAAATACCTTCCAGAGAAAAAGTTATCAATCCCTGAATTAGACTACGATCTTTTTTACTTACCATTGCTGCACGTTAGTGGCGACTATTATGATTTTTTAAAACTTTCTGACCAAAAATACTTATTCGTTTTGGCTGATATTGTTGGCCATGGTGTGCAAGCTGCAATGATGATGACTGTATGCAAAGTTTTGTTCCACCAAATAGTTGATGCCTACGATCAGCCAAGCGACATCCTAGAAAGGATGAATTTAGGAGTGAGGGGTCACTTCCCAGAAGCATCCGCATTTGTACCCCTTCATTTTCTCTATTTCGATTTTTCTCAGATGATGGTTTACTATGCAAACGCAGGCCATCCAGGCGTGTTCTATCTGAAAGCTTCGGGCGAGGCTATGGTCATCGAGAAACTCAATCCTCTCCTTGGGATGTTTCCCAAAATACAAGCAAAGGTTATCTCTATGCCTTTGCAGAGAAAGGATAGATTCTATCTATACACTGATGGATTGTCCGATGTAAGAAATCCCGAGGGGGAAGCTTTCGGAACAAAGGTTTTGCCCGAATTTTTAAGGCAAACAAAGGACCTTTCCATTGCAGAAATAAAGAAGGCTTTGCAAGAAAGAATCAAGGATTTTGCCAAAGGAACGCCAGCAATTGACGACATCACTTGGATTGGGATCGAAATCCAAGAATCAGTTTAA
- a CDS encoding LBF_2017 N-terminal domain-containing protein, protein MTLFLEDQNPLIAFYEIEFLRSEDAKSSPLFPIQTLKPGRSIVKADALAKYFRVRAVSKLNVRGHWSKIQEIKRYPASNANLSQREYAKPAEPKDLFVKTQRPNQLEPDLYLSKPEISFFSPKAESQKVKFYYRYADVNWRLLTETSLQFTEEGEYNLEYYAMDELGNRDTIQKYHFYVDLKPPRTSLKFLLEGKDFSNGQNQAFMHPNTNIQLSADDSGSGVQQISYRIVCRIDEKKDWLVYTIPIPVSEIQSLACPSDSFIQFRSIDFVGNQELDQSIRFQFNQK, encoded by the coding sequence ATGACTTTATTTTTAGAGGACCAAAATCCGCTCATTGCATTCTATGAAATCGAATTTTTGCGTTCCGAAGATGCAAAATCAAGCCCCCTCTTTCCTATACAAACCCTTAAACCTGGAAGGTCGATAGTGAAAGCAGATGCCCTTGCAAAGTACTTTCGCGTGCGCGCCGTTTCAAAACTAAATGTTAGAGGGCATTGGTCAAAAATCCAAGAAATCAAACGCTACCCTGCTTCAAACGCTAATCTTTCGCAGAGAGAATATGCAAAACCCGCAGAACCCAAAGACCTTTTTGTAAAAACGCAAAGGCCTAACCAACTGGAACCAGATCTCTACCTTTCCAAACCAGAGATTTCATTTTTTTCCCCAAAAGCAGAATCGCAAAAAGTAAAGTTCTATTACCGGTATGCTGATGTGAATTGGCGATTGCTCACAGAAACCTCTTTGCAATTTACCGAGGAAGGCGAATACAACCTAGAATACTATGCAATGGATGAATTGGGAAACCGAGACACAATACAGAAATATCATTTTTACGTGGACCTAAAGCCCCCGAGAACCTCTTTAAAGTTTCTTCTAGAAGGCAAGGATTTCTCAAATGGCCAAAATCAGGCTTTCATGCATCCGAACACAAATATTCAACTTTCCGCTGACGATTCTGGTTCTGGCGTGCAACAAATTTCCTACCGAATCGTCTGTCGGATAGATGAGAAGAAAGATTGGCTTGTTTACACAATTCCAATTCCTGTGAGTGAGATCCAGTCTCTTGCTTGCCCATCAGATTCTTTTATCCAGTTTAGAAGCATAGACTTTGTAGGTAATCAGGAACTCGACCAATCCATACGATTTCAATTTAATCAAAAATAA
- a CDS encoding heterodisulfide reductase-related iron-sulfur binding cluster: MDIGRILFHLLFTAFFIVANVVFVRAILYRLRLIFHGRPAFFNEDAKKNLNLPFRLKSFFENVILQKKNFREPVRGIMHAFIFYGFIVYTVHTTSQMIAGVFGYGMDDPYRFMLPEFLFGESANHIYEQTVNFVSILVLTGLGFFAWRRWIRKAKGLDVHSPASAIVIGMIATLMVTTLLGNGAKTVSAVYYTHAGLIDGAIGSVWEKLGVANSSADLVFQIMWWGHILTVFSFMLYVPTSKHAHLIFAPINYFFATDTPKGQLSKLNLEDENAVWGSNRVEDFPWPNLLDGMSCIECGRCQVECPANRTGKMLNPKAIIVELKHQLLEKMPQVDAARAGKTNEEAQEAVAALDTGVINSHDGLSEESIWGCTTCYACVEACPVGNNQVNAIIEMRRHLVLAESKMSPELQKAFTNMENNSNPWGVGAHTRADWAQGLDVKILSEAEDKNVDILYWVGCAGAFDERNKKISQDFVKIMKKANVNFGILGTEEGCSGDSARRGGNEYLYQTLAQQNVDTINGYGIKKIVTACPHCYNTIKNEYPQFGGNFEVVHHSEFINQLSKDGKIDVQVANDASQGKYTYHDSCYIGRYNNNYENPRDLVKKISGGKIEEAVDHHGKGLCCGAGGAQYWMEEHVDESNPESMRVNMKRTGQLLDTGASTIATACPFCITMITDGVKAAEKIDAVKVKDIAELVAENLK; the protein is encoded by the coding sequence ATGGATATCGGAAGAATTCTCTTTCACTTACTCTTTACAGCGTTTTTTATCGTCGCAAATGTCGTCTTTGTAAGAGCCATCCTCTACAGACTTCGTTTGATCTTTCACGGAAGACCAGCCTTCTTCAATGAAGATGCTAAGAAAAATCTCAATCTTCCCTTTCGTCTAAAATCATTCTTCGAGAATGTAATCCTACAAAAGAAGAACTTTCGTGAGCCTGTCCGCGGAATCATGCATGCCTTTATCTTCTATGGATTCATCGTCTATACGGTACATACCACAAGCCAGATGATTGCTGGTGTGTTTGGCTATGGAATGGATGATCCATATCGCTTCATGTTGCCAGAATTTCTTTTTGGTGAATCGGCAAACCACATCTATGAGCAAACCGTAAATTTTGTGTCTATCCTTGTCCTTACTGGGCTTGGCTTCTTTGCTTGGAGACGATGGATCAGAAAAGCGAAAGGATTAGATGTACACTCTCCTGCCTCTGCTATCGTAATCGGCATGATTGCCACTCTAATGGTGACAACTCTACTCGGAAACGGAGCAAAAACTGTTTCAGCAGTATATTATACACATGCAGGTTTGATTGACGGAGCCATCGGCTCTGTTTGGGAAAAGTTAGGTGTAGCCAATTCAAGTGCCGATTTGGTTTTCCAAATCATGTGGTGGGGCCACATCTTGACTGTATTCTCGTTCATGTTGTACGTGCCAACTTCCAAACATGCCCACCTAATCTTTGCGCCAATCAATTACTTCTTCGCGACAGACACTCCTAAAGGCCAGCTATCAAAACTCAACCTGGAAGATGAGAATGCGGTTTGGGGATCGAACCGTGTCGAAGACTTTCCTTGGCCAAACCTTTTGGATGGTATGTCTTGCATCGAATGCGGACGTTGTCAAGTGGAATGCCCTGCAAACCGTACAGGGAAAATGTTAAATCCTAAAGCAATCATCGTTGAATTGAAACACCAACTATTGGAAAAGATGCCGCAGGTGGATGCAGCTCGGGCAGGAAAGACAAATGAAGAAGCACAGGAAGCAGTTGCTGCCTTGGATACTGGAGTCATCAATTCACATGATGGACTAAGCGAGGAGTCGATTTGGGGATGTACCACATGTTATGCGTGCGTAGAAGCATGTCCAGTTGGGAACAACCAAGTCAACGCAATCATAGAGATGAGAAGGCATTTGGTTTTAGCAGAATCAAAAATGAGCCCTGAACTCCAAAAAGCTTTCACAAACATGGAAAACAACTCAAACCCTTGGGGTGTTGGAGCGCATACTAGAGCAGATTGGGCACAAGGCCTAGATGTTAAGATCCTTAGCGAAGCAGAAGACAAGAATGTCGATATTTTGTATTGGGTCGGATGTGCAGGCGCTTTTGATGAAAGAAACAAAAAGATTAGCCAAGACTTCGTAAAAATCATGAAGAAAGCGAATGTCAACTTTGGTATTTTGGGTACAGAAGAAGGCTGTTCTGGCGATTCAGCAAGAAGAGGTGGCAATGAATACCTATACCAAACTTTGGCTCAACAAAATGTGGACACGATCAATGGCTATGGCATTAAAAAAATAGTAACAGCTTGTCCGCACTGCTACAATACCATTAAAAACGAATATCCACAATTTGGTGGAAATTTCGAAGTTGTCCACCACTCCGAGTTCATCAACCAACTTTCTAAAGATGGTAAGATTGACGTACAAGTGGCAAACGACGCCTCACAGGGCAAATACACTTACCATGACTCTTGTTACATTGGAAGGTACAACAACAATTATGAAAACCCAAGAGATTTAGTTAAAAAAATCTCGGGAGGAAAGATTGAAGAGGCTGTTGACCACCATGGCAAGGGACTTTGTTGTGGAGCAGGTGGAGCACAGTATTGGATGGAGGAGCATGTCGATGAATCCAATCCAGAGAGTATGCGTGTTAACATGAAGCGAACCGGGCAATTACTGGATACTGGTGCGAGTACGATTGCGACTGCCTGTCCATTCTGTATCACCATGATCACAGATGGCGTCAAGGCTGCTGAAAAGATCGACGCCGTGAAGGTAAAAGACATTGCTGAACTAGTTGCAGAAAACTTAAAGTAA
- a CDS encoding 6-bladed beta-propeller translates to MIRFLSLFLLLLTTQILSIDFPNFTLLEEAAREEFKRGLTYKNLRQYSAAKERLQKAIQLKKDFHLARLELANNYYLLGEWEQALEELEILSSLRKNDLLIQSKIEVLRLAIAGGSTSLERIYFKSIEGDALRHNRFRNPSDITFDSLGNFYIAGFGTSNIIKFNSDGAPIANWKGSFRQKIEKPVALANYQDHLYVCDFARDEILEFDQNGSLVRSIGGSGNQNGKFHGPSGIAFDEKGSFYVSDSGNNRIQKFNSRGEFEISFGQDVRFALKNPAGLSFYKNQIYVADKDNKRILIFDTDGNTKGQIKKSEWEKPRSLRIIQNQLYVSDEISGIWSYGLDGGEWKQNSKFRDQKGVYRILTRPFSVNIDSTNTFYAVDYARHRVDIFTDKNTLLSNLDLRIESIDTSDFPNVHLYTRLRNRSGEELIGVDRLAFRVYENDNMTPLFSLARRQKLNERMKIALVFENSKTLEKSYSLLSDSLQPFFSSITDWDDMSLYRSGKDSVLILPNTQSKLDILAKIRDTKKENNFNFGKSGFQALSKLSTHVGPKALIYLVSDEAGEQGFLQYSKTRLVEFAKSHMIPIYVLYVGKNLEKKQFWSDLTEPTGGKWILLDGEGEERDLYQSLRNHFDNRYILSYKTDISPDLVNRYIKLVVDVEHRNVKGKDEAGYFVPAP, encoded by the coding sequence TTGATCAGATTTCTGAGTTTATTTCTCCTTCTATTGACCACCCAGATCCTCTCGATAGACTTTCCGAATTTCACCTTACTTGAGGAAGCCGCCAGGGAAGAATTCAAAAGAGGACTCACCTATAAAAACTTACGCCAATATTCTGCGGCAAAAGAACGATTACAAAAAGCCATTCAACTCAAGAAAGACTTCCATTTGGCCAGGTTAGAACTCGCAAACAATTACTACCTATTAGGCGAATGGGAACAAGCGCTGGAAGAGTTAGAAATTTTAAGCTCCCTCAGAAAAAACGATCTACTAATACAAAGCAAGATTGAAGTCTTACGTCTGGCGATTGCCGGAGGAAGTACATCTTTAGAGCGGATTTACTTCAAATCGATTGAAGGAGATGCCCTTCGGCATAATCGGTTTCGCAATCCTTCTGATATTACCTTTGATTCTTTAGGAAACTTTTATATCGCAGGTTTTGGGACATCTAATATCATTAAATTCAATTCGGATGGTGCTCCCATCGCAAATTGGAAAGGCTCTTTTCGCCAAAAAATTGAAAAGCCAGTAGCCTTGGCAAACTACCAAGATCACCTTTATGTCTGCGATTTTGCAAGGGATGAAATCTTAGAATTTGATCAAAATGGTTCCCTGGTAAGAAGTATTGGTGGTTCAGGCAATCAAAATGGTAAATTTCATGGCCCTTCAGGAATCGCATTCGATGAAAAAGGAAGTTTCTATGTTAGCGATTCAGGCAATAATCGTATACAAAAATTCAATTCTAGAGGGGAATTCGAAATTTCTTTTGGACAGGATGTACGCTTTGCTCTTAAAAATCCTGCGGGCCTAAGTTTTTATAAAAACCAGATCTACGTCGCAGATAAAGACAATAAACGCATTCTTATTTTTGATACTGATGGAAACACCAAAGGTCAAATCAAAAAATCTGAGTGGGAAAAACCTAGAAGTTTACGGATTATACAAAACCAACTTTATGTTTCTGATGAAATCTCAGGGATTTGGTCTTATGGTTTGGATGGAGGTGAATGGAAACAAAATTCAAAATTTAGAGACCAGAAAGGCGTATATCGAATCTTAACAAGACCCTTTTCAGTGAATATCGACTCAACTAATACATTTTATGCGGTTGACTATGCACGTCATAGAGTTGATATATTTACAGATAAGAATACACTGCTTTCTAATTTAGATCTACGCATTGAATCCATTGATACGAGTGACTTTCCAAATGTACATTTATATACAAGACTACGCAATCGATCAGGTGAAGAGTTGATAGGAGTGGATCGCTTGGCTTTTCGAGTCTATGAAAATGATAATATGACTCCCCTTTTCTCTCTTGCGAGACGACAAAAGTTGAACGAGAGGATGAAAATTGCCCTTGTCTTTGAAAATAGTAAGACTCTTGAAAAATCATATTCACTTCTTAGTGATTCACTCCAACCATTCTTTTCCTCCATTACGGATTGGGATGATATGAGTTTGTATCGTTCAGGAAAAGATTCTGTTCTAATTCTACCCAATACCCAAAGTAAACTAGATATTTTAGCCAAGATACGCGATACAAAAAAGGAAAACAATTTTAACTTTGGTAAATCTGGGTTTCAAGCTTTAAGCAAATTATCCACACACGTAGGACCGAAAGCTCTGATTTATTTGGTTTCCGATGAAGCTGGCGAGCAGGGATTTTTACAGTATTCAAAAACTCGCCTTGTAGAATTTGCCAAGTCGCATATGATCCCAATCTACGTCCTATATGTTGGTAAGAACTTAGAAAAGAAACAGTTCTGGTCTGATCTAACGGAACCTACAGGTGGAAAGTGGATCTTGTTAGATGGAGAAGGTGAAGAAAGGGATCTCTACCAATCTTTGAGAAATCACTTTGACAACCGCTATATTTTATCTTACAAAACCGATATCAGTCCGGATTTGGTCAATCGATATATAAAACTCGTTGTGGATGTAGAACACAGAAACGTTAAAGGTAAAGATGAGGCAGGTTATTTTGTTCCAGCTCCGTAA
- a CDS encoding FecR family protein codes for MNLLGSLALFVSTSFLPLLFAEESNKQGEGGITIVVEKGQTLSVISKTYLDDPRKWKELLKSNQIDNPNLILPGRKLWIPASLGKKPKAEVSYSQGNSSVFLHSQKESQWKGASSGIGLFIRDEAKTETESILGLRLNNGSELELSPNSHLMVDKLKGNESEEAFFLRKGRLKAIVSKSNGSTNKKMLILNTPAATADVKGTEFITLVDEKDSTILSCYEGLVTVSAQNVSVSVPAGFATFVEKGKAPTKPFLIPEAPVVQP; via the coding sequence TTGAATCTTTTGGGGTCACTTGCTCTTTTTGTTTCAACTTCCTTTCTCCCTCTCCTTTTTGCAGAAGAATCCAACAAACAAGGCGAAGGTGGTATTACCATCGTTGTAGAAAAAGGTCAGACCCTGTCAGTCATTTCCAAAACCTATTTAGATGACCCCAGGAAATGGAAAGAACTTCTTAAATCCAATCAGATTGATAACCCAAACCTAATCCTACCTGGTAGAAAGCTGTGGATACCAGCGAGTTTAGGAAAAAAACCAAAAGCAGAGGTGAGTTATTCACAAGGAAATAGCTCTGTTTTTTTGCATTCCCAAAAAGAAAGCCAATGGAAGGGAGCAAGCTCTGGCATAGGACTTTTCATTCGAGATGAGGCAAAGACTGAGACAGAATCTATCCTAGGACTAAGGTTGAATAATGGTTCTGAATTGGAACTATCTCCTAACAGCCATCTAATGGTTGATAAACTAAAAGGAAATGAATCGGAAGAGGCATTCTTTCTTAGGAAAGGTAGACTGAAAGCAATCGTAAGTAAATCAAATGGTTCCACAAACAAAAAAATGCTTATCTTAAATACACCTGCTGCTACCGCAGATGTTAAGGGCACAGAATTTATCACACTCGTGGATGAAAAAGATAGTACGATCTTAAGTTGTTATGAGGGATTGGTGACGGTAAGTGCGCAAAATGTATCCGTATCTGTGCCAGCCGGCTTTGCCACTTTCGTGGAAAAAGGGAAAGCGCCTACCAAACCTTTTTTGATTCCAGAAGCGCCTGTGGTCCAACCGTGA
- a CDS encoding peptide chain release factor 3, which yields MSLAEIETEVKRRRTFAIIAHPDAGKTTLTEKLLLYGGAIQLAGAVKARKQGKSATSDWMAMEKERGISITSAALQFEYNGSILNLLDTPGHEDFSEDTYRTLMAADTAVMVLDAGKGVEPQTVKLFRVCRDRGIPIITFINKMDRPTKDLYSLLDEIEKVLGIKAVPDVWPLGTGFDFKGVYDLRDQQLYLFDRTPGGKQKAGFRVAGPHDKTLDEQFDAEIVQAFRDQIELVSGGIGAVDVDAFLKGNETPVYFGSAVNNFGIELFLNKFLNLAPPPDHIPLRDGSYLDPVQAPFSAFVFKVQANMNKAHRDRIAFLRVCSGVFERGLNVNHNRLEKQVKLSSSFAFFGQDRNTVDLAYPGDIIGLVNPGTFKIGDVLSSGTAPALRPLPSFAPELFATISCKDTLQLKSFKKGLDQLAEEGILHLFSSRTIGGGVPIIGAMGKLQFEVFQRRLKDEYNADTNLQILPYTVSRWIDRADQTKLPSNVNLVEDMFGNLSLLFDSEWDMNYFQKNNETIQLLNAPPIDALELN from the coding sequence ATGTCCCTTGCTGAAATAGAAACTGAGGTCAAACGCAGGCGCACCTTTGCCATTATCGCCCACCCGGATGCGGGGAAAACCACCCTTACCGAAAAACTTCTTCTATATGGGGGTGCCATTCAGCTGGCAGGGGCCGTAAAGGCACGGAAACAAGGCAAATCAGCCACCTCGGACTGGATGGCCATGGAGAAGGAAAGGGGCATTTCCATTACTTCCGCTGCTCTCCAATTTGAATACAACGGCTCTATCCTAAACCTTTTGGACACTCCTGGCCACGAAGACTTTTCGGAGGATACGTATCGTACTTTGATGGCTGCGGATACAGCTGTTATGGTTTTAGATGCGGGCAAGGGAGTGGAACCACAAACCGTGAAGCTCTTCCGAGTCTGCCGAGACCGCGGGATACCCATCATCACCTTCATCAACAAAATGGACCGGCCTACCAAGGACCTCTACTCACTCTTGGATGAGATTGAAAAGGTTTTGGGCATCAAGGCTGTGCCCGATGTTTGGCCCCTAGGAACTGGTTTTGATTTCAAAGGTGTTTATGATTTGCGTGACCAACAACTCTACCTATTTGATAGAACCCCTGGTGGCAAACAAAAGGCAGGCTTTCGTGTAGCCGGTCCGCATGACAAAACTCTAGACGAACAATTTGATGCAGAGATTGTCCAGGCCTTCCGTGACCAAATCGAACTGGTATCGGGTGGTATAGGTGCTGTGGATGTGGATGCCTTTCTGAAAGGCAACGAAACTCCCGTGTATTTTGGATCCGCTGTCAATAATTTTGGTATCGAGCTTTTTTTGAACAAATTCCTTAATTTAGCTCCTCCGCCTGACCATATTCCTCTACGCGATGGTTCATATCTTGACCCAGTTCAGGCGCCCTTTAGTGCCTTTGTATTTAAAGTACAAGCAAACATGAATAAAGCGCATAGAGATAGGATAGCCTTTTTACGAGTTTGTTCTGGTGTTTTTGAGCGTGGTTTAAATGTGAACCACAATCGACTTGAGAAACAGGTGAAACTTTCTTCTTCATTCGCATTTTTTGGCCAAGACCGTAATACAGTGGATTTAGCTTATCCAGGAGATATTATAGGGCTCGTCAATCCAGGTACGTTTAAGATAGGAGACGTTCTATCTTCAGGAACAGCTCCAGCCCTTCGCCCCTTGCCAAGTTTTGCTCCTGAATTATTTGCCACTATTTCTTGTAAGGATACATTACAGTTAAAGTCCTTTAAAAAAGGCTTAGACCAGTTAGCTGAAGAGGGCATCTTGCACTTGTTTAGTTCTAGGACTATAGGGGGTGGTGTTCCCATCATTGGTGCCATGGGCAAACTTCAATTCGAAGTGTTCCAGAGGCGACTCAAGGATGAATACAATGCCGATACAAATTTACAAATTTTGCCTTATACTGTTTCTCGTTGGATTGATAGAGCAGACCAGACTAAACTGCCAAGTAACGTAAATTTGGTGGAGGATATGTTCGGAAATTTATCTTTGCTATTTGATTCGGAGTGGGATATGAATTACTTCCAAAAGAATAACGAAACGATTCAACTTTTGAATGCACCACCGATTGACGCTTTGGAATTAAACTGA